In a genomic window of Phacochoerus africanus isolate WHEZ1 chromosome 6, ROS_Pafr_v1, whole genome shotgun sequence:
- the SLC35A3 gene encoding UDP-N-acetylglucosamine transporter isoform X2, producing the protein MEDDGQKTATGVSLSANEDKTMSANLKYLSLGILVFQTTSLVLTMRYSRTLKEEGPRYLSSTAVVVAELLKIIACILLVYKDSKCSLRALNRILHDEILNKPMETLKLAIPSGIYTLQNNLLYVALSNLDAATYQVTYQLKILTTALFSVSMLGKKLGLYQWLSLVILMTGVAFVQWPSDSQELEKELSAGSQFVGLMAVLTACFSSGFAGVYFEKILKETKQSVWIRNIQLGFFGSIFGLMGVYIYDGELVSKNGFFQGYNRLTWIVVVLQALGGLVIAAVIKYADNILKGFATSLSIILSTLISYFWLQDFVPTSVFFLGAILVITATFLYGYDPKPAGNPTKA; encoded by the exons ATGGAAGATGATGGACAAAAAACTGCGACTGGGGTCAGCctttct GCAAATGAAGATAAAACAATGTCAGCCAACCTAAAATACCTTTCCCTGGGAATTTTGGTCTTTCAGACTACCAGTTTGGTTCTAACGATGCGTTATTCTAGAACTTTAAAAGAGGAAGGACCTCGTTATCTGTCTTCCACAGCTGTGGTTGTTGCTGAACTTTTGAAAATAATAGCCTGCATTTTATTAGTCTACAAAGACAGCA AATGTAGTCTAAGAGCACTGAATCGAATACTACATGATGAGATTCTTAATAAACCTATGGAAACACTTAAACTTGCTATTCCATCAGGGATCTATACTCTTCAGAATAATTTACTCTATGTGGCACTGTCAAATTTAGATGCAGCTACTTATCAG gtcacATATCAGTTGAAAATTCTTACGACAGCGTTATTTTCTGTGTCGATGCTTGGTAAAAAATTAGGTCTGTACCAATGGCTCTCCCTAGTAATCTTGATGACAGGAGTTGCTTTTGTACAG tggCCTTCAGATTCTCAAGAGCTCGAGAAGGAACTTTCAGCTGGCTCACAATTTGTAGGCCTCATGGCAGTTCTCACAGCGTGTTTTTCAAGTGGCTTTGCTGGGGTTTACtttgagaaaatcttaaaagaaaccaaacaatCAGTATGGATAAGAAATATTCAACTTg gtttctttGGGAGTATATTTGGATTAATGGGTGTATATATTTATGATGGAGAACTAGTATCAAAGAATGGATTTTTTCAGGGATATAACCGCCTGACCTGGATAGTAGTTGTTCTTCAG GCATTGGGAGGCCTTGTAATAGCTGCTGTTATTAAATATGCGGATAACATTCTAAAAGGATTTGCAACCTCTTTGTCCATAATATTATCAACACTGATATCTTATTTTTGGCTACAAGATTTTGTACCAACCAG
- the SLC35A3 gene encoding UDP-N-acetylglucosamine transporter isoform X4, with protein sequence MSANLKYLSLGILVFQTTSLVLTMRYSRTLKEEGPRYLSSTAVVVAELLKIIACILLVYKDSKCSLRALNRILHDEILNKPMETLKLAIPSGIYTLQNNLLYVALSNLDAATYQVTYQLKILTTALFSVSMLGKKLGLYQWLSLVILMTGVAFVQWPSDSQELEKELSAGSQFVGLMAVLTACFSSGFAGVYFEKILKETKQSVWIRNIQLGFFGSIFGLMGVYIYDGELVSKNGFFQGYNRLTWIVVVLQALGGLVIAAVIKYADNILKGFATSLSIILSTLISYFWLQDFVPTSVFFLGAILVITATFLYGYDPKPAGNPTKA encoded by the exons ATGTCAGCCAACCTAAAATACCTTTCCCTGGGAATTTTGGTCTTTCAGACTACCAGTTTGGTTCTAACGATGCGTTATTCTAGAACTTTAAAAGAGGAAGGACCTCGTTATCTGTCTTCCACAGCTGTGGTTGTTGCTGAACTTTTGAAAATAATAGCCTGCATTTTATTAGTCTACAAAGACAGCA AATGTAGTCTAAGAGCACTGAATCGAATACTACATGATGAGATTCTTAATAAACCTATGGAAACACTTAAACTTGCTATTCCATCAGGGATCTATACTCTTCAGAATAATTTACTCTATGTGGCACTGTCAAATTTAGATGCAGCTACTTATCAG gtcacATATCAGTTGAAAATTCTTACGACAGCGTTATTTTCTGTGTCGATGCTTGGTAAAAAATTAGGTCTGTACCAATGGCTCTCCCTAGTAATCTTGATGACAGGAGTTGCTTTTGTACAG tggCCTTCAGATTCTCAAGAGCTCGAGAAGGAACTTTCAGCTGGCTCACAATTTGTAGGCCTCATGGCAGTTCTCACAGCGTGTTTTTCAAGTGGCTTTGCTGGGGTTTACtttgagaaaatcttaaaagaaaccaaacaatCAGTATGGATAAGAAATATTCAACTTg gtttctttGGGAGTATATTTGGATTAATGGGTGTATATATTTATGATGGAGAACTAGTATCAAAGAATGGATTTTTTCAGGGATATAACCGCCTGACCTGGATAGTAGTTGTTCTTCAG GCATTGGGAGGCCTTGTAATAGCTGCTGTTATTAAATATGCGGATAACATTCTAAAAGGATTTGCAACCTCTTTGTCCATAATATTATCAACACTGATATCTTATTTTTGGCTACAAGATTTTGTACCAACCAG